The following proteins are co-located in the Paenibacillus sp. JNUCC32 genome:
- a CDS encoding extracellular solute-binding protein, giving the protein MNTRNKRFGSAILVIVLFFLSLWAFYPSKSTNQGTVQATADFEAIMETEGQDGYSQYLDAHASANRPDRIVRIEGESFVSTAGKGFEIAEKLHGSEGKSVITPEVGSITWDVNVEEPGLYHIRIRYYPIEGKSSAIERQFSINDEVPFKGADIVLFDRVWGNRDEEIRKDNRGNDLRPRQVEKPSWQLAPLSDRYGYYDEPYSFYFDKGKQKLTLTSLREPMAIDYIELYQDHALRTYEELANEYESEGLEPSRDQYILIQAEDAKRKSSPTLYPTSDRSSPTVVPYDVSKIRVNTIGGVNWKLPGQWIEWEFEVKEDGLYQIALKQKQDQLRGVFATRSLMIDGEFPFQEMKRIRFHYDRDWQMNVLGEEEPYLFHFTKGTHRVRMMVSLGEIAPLLQTMESSVLELNEMYRKILMITSNTPDPFRDYQLEKRIPDMVEVFAEQAEIIQSVADYLEEATGERSDKVAVLHSMVHQLNELADNPETVAKRLDTYKVNVGGLGTWMLQIKEQPISLDYLIIHSPDRKLPKPDASFLEVTGHELGAYVASYTEDYDTIGNAGDEEDAITVWVTTGRDQAQVLKALIDDTFTPESGIPVHLRLVPGNILLPATLAGEGPDVAMQIGEDVPVNYAMRGAAADLTKFNDFEQVATRFRDSGLEPYKYNGGVYALPEQQTFPMLFYRKDILEELGLKPPATWQEIYDMISVLQKHNMEFYLPLEATNASLVPNATFAMLLYQNGGHFYRDNDTKSALDSDISMEAFKKWTQFYTSYKFPLQADFPNRFRTGEMPIGIADYTTYNMLTVMAPEIKGLWDFTIVPGTERGDGTVNHEVASHTSAVMLLQNSKSKEAAWEFLKWWTGKETQIAYGREMEGLMGEAARYPTANIEALEELPWPMKDYRNLENQWQWVRGIPQVPGGYFTGRHLDNAFRKVVNASENPREALSDYILYINDEIEIKRKEFNLPY; this is encoded by the coding sequence TTGAACACCAGGAACAAGCGTTTCGGCAGCGCCATACTTGTCATCGTCCTATTTTTTTTGTCTCTATGGGCCTTCTACCCTTCGAAATCGACAAACCAAGGCACCGTTCAAGCGACCGCCGACTTTGAAGCGATCATGGAAACGGAAGGGCAGGACGGGTACAGCCAGTATTTAGACGCCCATGCATCGGCAAATCGTCCGGACCGCATTGTCCGCATCGAAGGCGAGTCTTTTGTATCAACCGCAGGGAAGGGATTCGAGATCGCGGAGAAATTACACGGTTCCGAAGGCAAATCCGTGATCACGCCAGAGGTAGGTTCCATCACATGGGACGTGAACGTGGAGGAACCGGGCTTATACCATATACGGATCCGATACTATCCTATTGAAGGGAAGAGTTCGGCGATCGAAAGACAGTTCTCTATCAATGACGAGGTGCCTTTCAAAGGTGCGGATATCGTGCTATTCGACAGGGTATGGGGAAATCGGGACGAAGAAATCAGGAAGGATAACCGGGGAAACGATCTGCGGCCAAGGCAGGTCGAAAAGCCTTCGTGGCAGCTTGCGCCGCTCTCCGATCGGTATGGCTATTATGATGAGCCGTATTCCTTTTATTTTGACAAGGGCAAGCAGAAGCTTACGCTAACGTCCTTGCGGGAGCCGATGGCCATTGATTATATCGAGCTCTACCAGGATCATGCCTTGAGAACGTACGAGGAGCTGGCGAATGAATATGAGTCCGAGGGCTTGGAGCCGAGCCGGGATCAGTACATTCTGATCCAAGCGGAGGACGCCAAGCGGAAATCGTCGCCGACCTTGTATCCAACATCCGACAGATCCAGCCCGACCGTGGTGCCTTACGACGTTTCCAAAATCAGAGTCAACACCATCGGAGGCGTCAACTGGAAGCTGCCGGGACAATGGATCGAATGGGAGTTCGAGGTGAAAGAAGACGGATTATACCAAATCGCCTTAAAGCAAAAGCAGGACCAGCTCCGCGGCGTCTTCGCCACCCGCAGCCTTATGATTGACGGGGAGTTTCCTTTTCAGGAAATGAAACGAATCCGCTTTCATTACGACCGCGATTGGCAGATGAATGTGCTGGGCGAGGAAGAGCCTTATCTATTCCATTTCACCAAAGGCACGCACCGGGTCCGAATGATGGTGTCTCTTGGCGAGATCGCGCCGCTCTTGCAGACGATGGAATCCAGCGTGCTGGAACTGAATGAAATGTACCGAAAAATATTGATGATCACCTCCAATACGCCGGATCCGTTCCGCGATTATCAATTGGAGAAGCGGATTCCGGATATGGTGGAGGTGTTCGCCGAGCAGGCCGAAATCATTCAGAGCGTGGCCGATTACCTGGAAGAGGCTACGGGCGAGCGAAGCGACAAGGTAGCCGTCCTGCATTCGATGGTGCACCAGCTGAACGAGCTTGCCGATAATCCCGAAACCGTCGCGAAGCGCTTGGATACGTATAAAGTGAACGTAGGCGGTCTGGGAACCTGGATGCTGCAGATTAAAGAGCAGCCCATCTCGCTCGATTACCTTATCATTCACTCGCCGGATCGCAAGCTGCCCAAACCGGACGCGTCGTTTCTCGAGGTAACGGGCCATGAGCTAGGCGCTTACGTGGCTTCATACACGGAAGACTATGACACGATCGGCAACGCCGGCGATGAAGAAGACGCCATTACCGTTTGGGTAACGACCGGACGCGATCAGGCCCAAGTACTGAAAGCTTTGATCGACGACACGTTTACGCCTGAATCGGGCATTCCGGTGCATCTCCGGCTTGTTCCGGGAAATATCCTTCTGCCAGCCACGCTTGCCGGAGAGGGTCCGGATGTCGCCATGCAAATCGGCGAGGATGTGCCGGTCAACTACGCGATGAGGGGCGCTGCGGCCGATTTGACGAAATTCAATGATTTCGAGCAGGTAGCCACCCGGTTCCGCGATAGCGGGCTGGAGCCTTACAAATATAACGGCGGGGTGTACGCCTTGCCTGAGCAGCAAACCTTCCCGATGCTGTTCTATCGCAAAGATATTCTGGAGGAACTTGGTTTAAAGCCGCCGGCGACCTGGCAAGAAATCTATGACATGATATCCGTGCTTCAGAAGCACAACATGGAATTTTATTTGCCGCTGGAAGCCACCAATGCAAGCCTGGTCCCGAATGCGACGTTCGCGATGCTGCTCTACCAGAACGGCGGGCATTTCTACCGCGATAACGATACGAAGAGCGCGCTCGACTCCGACATCTCCATGGAAGCCTTCAAGAAGTGGACGCAGTTCTATACCAGCTACAAGTTCCCGCTTCAAGCGGATTTCCCGAACCGTTTCCGGACCGGAGAGATGCCGATCGGGATTGCGGATTACACGACGTACAACATGCTGACGGTCATGGCCCCAGAGATTAAGGGACTGTGGGATTTTACGATCGTGCCGGGCACTGAACGCGGGGACGGCACCGTGAACCACGAGGTTGCCAGCCATACGTCCGCCGTCATGCTGCTTCAGAATTCGAAGAGCAAAGAGGCCGCCTGGGAATTTCTGAAGTGGTGGACCGGCAAGGAGACGCAAATTGCGTATGGACGAGAGATGGAAGGCTTGATGGGTGAGGCGGCCCGCTATCCGACGGCCAACATCGAAGCACTGGAGGAGCTGCCTTGGCCGATGAAGGATTACCGGAATTTGGAGAACCAATGGCAATGGGTACGAGGCATTCCGCAAGTGCCAGGAGGATATTTCACGGGCAGGCATTTGGACAATGCGTTTAGAAAAGTGGTGAATGCCAGCGAAAATCCGCGAGAAGCCTTATCCGATTATATTCTGTACATTAACGATGAAATCGAGATCAAGCGGAAGGAGTTCAATTTGCCATATTAA
- a CDS encoding carbohydrate ABC transporter permease, with product MQPGIQTVKSPKSNVQRNSRWVSFINELKRSKHYYLLMSPYMIIFFLFTVIPVVFSFALSFFYFNMLEFPRFVGWQNYSRLFLNDDIFMIALKNTLMFAVVTGPVSYIACFVFAWIINELSPKVRAFMTLVFYAPSISGNVYFIWLIIFSGDSYGYLNGFLMKAGFILEPIQWLLNENYILWIVIIVQLWLSLGTSFLAFIAGLQTIDKSLIEAGAMDGIKNRWQELWYITLPSMRPQLMFGAVMQITTAFAVADISIALAGFPSVNYAAHTIVTHLMDFGTIRFELGYASAIATFLFLLMVGTNKLTQKMLRKIGE from the coding sequence ATGCAACCAGGAATTCAAACCGTGAAGAGCCCCAAATCGAATGTGCAGAGGAACAGCCGTTGGGTCTCCTTCATAAATGAGTTAAAACGCAGCAAGCATTACTATTTGCTGATGAGTCCGTATATGATTATTTTCTTTCTGTTTACGGTTATTCCAGTGGTCTTTTCCTTTGCCCTAAGCTTCTTTTACTTTAACATGCTGGAATTTCCGAGGTTCGTCGGTTGGCAAAACTATTCGAGACTATTTCTGAATGACGATATCTTTATGATCGCCTTGAAAAACACCTTGATGTTTGCAGTCGTAACCGGTCCTGTCAGTTATATCGCCTGCTTTGTATTCGCATGGATCATCAATGAACTGTCGCCCAAAGTGCGAGCGTTCATGACACTGGTCTTTTATGCGCCTTCCATATCGGGAAACGTTTATTTCATTTGGCTCATCATCTTTTCCGGTGACAGCTACGGGTATTTAAACGGATTTCTTATGAAAGCCGGCTTTATCTTGGAACCGATTCAATGGCTTCTGAATGAAAACTATATTCTATGGATCGTGATTATCGTACAGCTTTGGCTCAGCCTGGGCACCAGCTTTCTGGCTTTTATCGCCGGTCTGCAAACGATCGACAAGTCACTGATCGAAGCCGGGGCAATGGACGGCATAAAAAATCGTTGGCAGGAGCTCTGGTATATTACGCTGCCGTCCATGAGGCCGCAGCTGATGTTCGGGGCCGTCATGCAGATTACAACCGCATTCGCGGTCGCGGATATTTCCATCGCGCTCGCCGGGTTTCCGAGCGTTAACTATGCGGCGCACACGATCGTAACCCATCTGATGGATTTCGGCACGATCCGCTTTGAACTCGGCTACGCATCGGCCATTGCGACGTTCCTGTTCCTGCTGATGGTAGGGACCAACAAGTTGACGCAAAAAATGTTGAGAAAGATAGGTGAGTAA